The following proteins are encoded in a genomic region of Thermococcus pacificus:
- the wtpC gene encoding tungstate ABC transporter ATP-binding protein WtpC, translating into MLEVNSVSKDYKEFKLRDITFDVREGEHFIILGPSGAGKTVLLEVIAGIIEPDSGRVYLNGEDVTDLPPEKRGLAYIPQNYALFPHMSVFDNIAFGLRLRKLPKAEVERKVREIAEVLDIGHLLGRKPKTLSGGESQRVAIARALVVEPPLILMDEPFANLDVQTRSRLINEMKRWRKELGFTALHVTHSFEEAVSLGDRVGVMLNGRLVQVGSVREVFSRPASEDVARFLGFENIIEGTANGRVLRANGVEIELPVEVHGRIRVGLRPEDIILSLEPLRSSARNEFKAVVDSVEELGPLVRVHLFVGGLHLRAFITRSSMLEMGIRPGKEVYASFKASALHVF; encoded by the coding sequence ATGCTTGAGGTAAATTCCGTCTCCAAGGATTACAAGGAGTTCAAGCTCAGGGACATCACGTTTGACGTGAGGGAGGGGGAGCACTTCATAATCCTCGGCCCGAGCGGCGCCGGGAAGACGGTTCTCCTTGAGGTGATCGCTGGCATAATAGAACCAGACTCGGGGAGGGTATACTTAAACGGGGAGGACGTGACGGACTTGCCCCCGGAAAAGCGAGGGTTGGCTTACATCCCTCAGAACTACGCCCTCTTCCCCCATATGAGCGTCTTTGACAACATAGCCTTCGGTCTGAGGCTGAGGAAGCTCCCGAAGGCTGAGGTGGAGAGGAAGGTCCGTGAAATAGCGGAGGTTCTGGACATAGGCCACCTCCTGGGCAGAAAGCCGAAAACCCTTAGCGGCGGGGAGAGCCAGCGCGTTGCTATAGCGAGGGCTCTGGTTGTCGAGCCGCCCCTAATCCTCATGGACGAGCCCTTCGCGAACCTCGACGTCCAGACGCGCTCAAGACTCATCAACGAGATGAAGCGCTGGAGGAAGGAGCTTGGCTTCACGGCCTTACACGTCACCCACTCCTTCGAGGAGGCCGTCAGTTTAGGCGACCGCGTCGGAGTCATGCTCAACGGAAGACTCGTCCAGGTTGGGAGCGTGAGGGAGGTCTTCTCAAGGCCCGCTAGCGAGGACGTGGCCCGCTTTTTGGGCTTCGAGAACATAATCGAGGGAACCGCTAACGGCAGGGTTCTCAGAGCGAACGGCGTCGAGATCGAGCTGCCCGTTGAGGTTCATGGGAGAATCCGCGTGGGTCTGAGACCGGAGGACATAATCCTCTCCCTCGAGCCCCTCAGGAGCTCCGCGAGGAACGAGTTTAAGGCTGTGGTTGATTCGGTTGAAGAGCTCGGCCCCCTCGTGAGGGTGCACCTCTTCGTTGGTGGCCTTCATCTCAGGGCGTTCATCACGCGCTCCTCGATGCTGGAGATGGGAATAAGACCCGGAAAGGAAGTTTACGCGAGCTTCAAGGCGAGCGCCCTTCACGTGTTCTGA
- the wtpB gene encoding tungstate ABC transporter permease WtpB — protein sequence MRRDYTLYLFATIGSFLVVYIALPLVVIFLKQAADLRMLIKTLHDPLVIESLRNSLLTATATALIALLFGVPLGYVLARKEFPGKSLVQALVDVPIVIPHSVVGIMLLVTFSNAILDSYTGIIAAMLFVSAPFTINAARDGFLAVDEKLEQVARTLGASRLRAFSSIALPMAFPAIASGAIMTWARAISEVGAILIVAYYPKTAQVLVMEYFNNYGLRASRPISVILVAMSLAIFVLLRWLVGRAKNA from the coding sequence ATGAGGCGCGACTACACCCTCTATCTCTTCGCCACAATTGGGAGCTTCTTGGTAGTTTACATAGCCCTCCCTTTAGTCGTCATATTCCTCAAGCAGGCCGCTGACCTTAGAATGCTTATCAAGACGCTCCACGACCCCCTCGTCATCGAGTCCCTCCGCAACTCCCTTCTAACGGCCACTGCGACCGCTCTCATAGCGCTCCTCTTCGGCGTCCCCCTCGGCTACGTCCTGGCCAGAAAGGAGTTCCCAGGAAAGAGCCTCGTCCAGGCCCTCGTTGATGTTCCAATAGTAATCCCCCACTCCGTCGTCGGCATAATGCTCCTCGTCACCTTCTCAAACGCCATCCTTGACAGCTACACCGGGATAATCGCGGCCATGCTCTTTGTCTCGGCCCCCTTCACGATAAACGCCGCGAGGGATGGCTTTCTCGCGGTTGACGAGAAGCTGGAGCAGGTAGCAAGAACCCTCGGCGCCTCAAGGCTGAGGGCCTTCTCCTCCATAGCGCTGCCCATGGCGTTTCCGGCTATAGCGAGCGGGGCGATAATGACGTGGGCGAGGGCTATAAGCGAGGTGGGTGCGATACTCATCGTTGCCTACTACCCCAAGACCGCCCAGGTTCTCGTCATGGAGTATTTCAACAACTACGGGCTGAGGGCGTCGAGGCCAATCTCCGTGATCCTCGTTGCGATGAGTCTGGCCATCTTCGTGCTCCTGCGCTGGCTCGTCGGGAGGGCGAAAAATGCTTGA
- a CDS encoding ribbon-helix-helix domain-containing protein — protein MGTSVKITARIPPALVAEIDRLVNAGYYSNRSEVIKEALRDFLVRKRAIIEEAPDEEFIRLAKRAIEPILAEDWESEADEYWDKIKGVRYEQEM, from the coding sequence ATGGGAACCAGTGTTAAGATCACCGCGAGGATACCACCAGCCCTCGTGGCGGAAATTGACCGCTTAGTCAATGCAGGATACTACTCAAACAGAAGCGAGGTCATCAAAGAGGCCCTGCGTGATTTTCTTGTGAGGAAGAGGGCCATTATCGAGGAAGCCCCAGATGAGGAGTTCATCCGCCTTGCAAAGAGGGCCATCGAGCCCATTCTCGCTGAAGACTGGGAAAGCGAGGCCGATGAGTACTGGGATAAAATCAAGGGTGTGAGGTATGAGCAGGAGATGTGA
- a CDS encoding type II toxin-antitoxin system PemK/MazF family toxin: protein MSRRCEAPRGLRQWEVVLLEFPFSDSPKKKLRPVLVLSNSDFNRISNSVVVCQITSNLSSGFKEYNVFIEPGDVCLYGDAFMRPSLVKPYMVFSVSKREVRFKVGVLSEEKADEVKEKLKKLFD, encoded by the coding sequence ATGAGCAGGAGATGTGAGGCTCCAAGAGGACTGAGACAGTGGGAGGTAGTCCTCCTTGAATTCCCATTTTCGGACTCGCCAAAGAAAAAGCTACGGCCGGTTCTGGTGCTCTCGAACTCAGACTTCAACCGGATTAGCAACAGCGTGGTCGTCTGCCAGATAACGTCCAACCTCTCAAGCGGGTTCAAGGAGTACAACGTTTTTATAGAGCCCGGTGATGTGTGCCTCTACGGCGATGCCTTCATGCGTCCCAGTCTTGTAAAGCCCTACATGGTGTTCTCTGTATCCAAGAGAGAGGTTCGCTTCAAGGTCGGAGTCCTGTCAGAAGAAAAAGCGGACGAGGTTAAAGAAAAGCTCAAGAAGCTCTTTGATTAG